A stretch of the Nitrospiria bacterium genome encodes the following:
- a CDS encoding glycosyltransferase family 9 protein, whose amino-acid sequence MFRKITVLKFLDRWVGKAVIKGLGWYLKVEETHGIFPKEQIQRILLIRPGGLGDAVLLAPMIDAVRTHYEGAVLEILAEVRNGDIFRCEGSLADRLYFYDRGVDLFRVLRRSYDLIIDTEQSHYLSALVARLIQAKYRVGFGTNERRILFHRRVDYCQEDYEINSFLHLMEAITGATFSFHPDRPFFPKPGKEEEFKTQESVSPKKPMRVLMAPGATIPERKWGWEKYRELVKRFLDRGVEVVLIGGPMDRSESKHITDHLVGPLVDLTGQTSLNDLWKVIGEGDLLISCDTGVLHLAYGVGTPSLSLFGAGSEVKWAPKGKRHRSINKHFSCSPCTVFGVTPPCPIEVACLETISVEEVEEAAWKLLKEIRS is encoded by the coding sequence ATGTTTAGAAAAATTACCGTCCTAAAGTTCTTGGACCGTTGGGTTGGAAAAGCAGTGATCAAGGGGTTAGGCTGGTATTTGAAAGTAGAGGAGACCCATGGGATATTTCCCAAGGAGCAGATCCAGCGAATATTACTCATCCGCCCAGGGGGGTTGGGGGATGCTGTTTTGCTGGCACCCATGATCGATGCGGTCCGCACCCATTATGAGGGAGCTGTATTGGAGATTTTGGCGGAGGTGAGAAATGGAGACATTTTTCGTTGTGAGGGGTCTCTGGCGGATCGGTTATATTTTTATGATCGTGGGGTTGACTTATTTAGGGTCCTGAGGAGATCATACGATTTAATCATCGATACCGAACAATCCCATTATCTCTCCGCTCTGGTGGCTCGATTGATTCAAGCAAAATATCGTGTTGGGTTTGGAACCAACGAACGCAGAATTCTGTTTCATCGCAGGGTGGACTATTGCCAAGAGGATTATGAAATCAACAGTTTTCTCCACCTCATGGAAGCCATTACCGGGGCAACATTTTCTTTCCATCCGGATCGCCCTTTTTTCCCCAAACCGGGGAAAGAGGAGGAATTTAAAACACAGGAATCTGTTTCTCCCAAAAAACCAATGCGGGTTTTAATGGCCCCCGGGGCCACCATTCCCGAACGAAAATGGGGTTGGGAGAAATACCGGGAATTGGTGAAACGTTTTTTGGATCGGGGGGTGGAAGTGGTGCTCATCGGGGGACCCATGGATCGTTCCGAATCCAAACACATTACCGATCATCTGGTAGGGCCCTTGGTGGATTTGACAGGACAAACCAGCCTGAATGATTTGTGGAAAGTCATTGGTGAAGGAGACCTTTTGATTTCTTGTGACACAGGGGTTTTACATTTGGCCTATGGGGTGGGTACTCCCTCGTTAAGCCTTTTCGGTGCGGGAAGCGAGGTCAAATGGGCTCCCAAAGGGAAGCGCCATCGAAGTATTAATAAACACTTTTCCTGCAGTCCCTGTACTGTTTTTGGGGTAACTCCCCCCTGTCCCATTGAAGTGGCCTGTTTGGAGACGATTTCTGTTGAGGAAGTGGAGGAGGCCGCATGGAAATTATTAAAGGAGATAAGATCCTAA